In Rhodospirillum rubrum ATCC 11170, a genomic segment contains:
- a CDS encoding glycosyltransferase, which yields MRILLCSSYPHHPQTRGGLQSTTDELCLALLDKGVEVIVLCGGGAPGAPGGITHDRELGYRVIRAADPVAALPLVAGLLDPSVILVQSSHLLAALLASALETAIPTAVYLHNVEFHRIGGVLPVHPALLYFANSLFTAQRWRAVFGIDCRILPPVIDAKRYLAPSTGDRVLFVNPVPEKGLERLLDLALANPDVPFLAVEGWAAGESWRDWLDQRFRRCPNIEWRPATADMRALYAEARFVLMPSVWEEAYGRTVIEAQINGLPILASTRGALPATVGAGGLVLDLEAPPDQWSQALRRLYFDITLWQALSDAARANAQSVMLDTQRALDDALTRLGLHALGR from the coding sequence ATGCGCATTCTTCTGTGTTCGTCCTATCCGCATCATCCGCAAACGCGCGGAGGCTTGCAAAGCACCACCGACGAGCTTTGTCTGGCGCTTCTCGACAAAGGGGTCGAGGTTATCGTGCTCTGCGGGGGCGGTGCGCCGGGGGCTCCGGGCGGGATCACCCATGACCGCGAGCTTGGGTATCGGGTGATCCGGGCGGCCGATCCGGTCGCCGCCCTGCCTTTGGTGGCGGGCTTGCTCGACCCCTCGGTTATCCTGGTGCAGAGCAGCCACCTGCTGGCGGCGCTTTTGGCCTCCGCCCTGGAAACGGCCATTCCCACGGCGGTTTATCTGCATAATGTGGAATTCCATCGGATCGGCGGCGTTCTGCCGGTGCATCCGGCCCTTTTATACTTCGCCAATTCGCTGTTCACCGCCCAACGATGGCGGGCGGTGTTCGGGATCGACTGCCGTATTCTGCCGCCGGTCATCGATGCCAAGCGCTATCTGGCGCCGTCCACCGGCGATCGCGTGCTGTTCGTCAACCCGGTCCCGGAAAAGGGGCTGGAGCGTTTGCTCGACCTGGCCCTGGCCAATCCCGATGTGCCGTTTCTCGCCGTCGAGGGCTGGGCCGCCGGAGAGTCCTGGCGCGACTGGCTGGACCAGCGCTTCCGCCGCTGCCCGAATATCGAGTGGCGGCCGGCGACCGCCGATATGCGCGCTCTCTACGCCGAGGCCCGCTTCGTGCTGATGCCAAGCGTTTGGGAAGAAGCCTATGGCCGCACGGTCATCGAAGCCCAGATCAACGGCCTGCCCATCCTCGCCAGCACACGGGGGGCCTTGCCCGCCACCGTCGGCGCCGGCGGACTGGTGCTCGATCTCGAGGCGCCGCCCGACCAGTGGAGCCAGGCGCTCCGCCGGCTTTATTTCGACATCACGCTTTGGCAGGCGCTTTCGGACGCGGCCAGGGCCAATGCCCAAAGCGTCATGCTCGACACCCAGCGGGCCCTTGATGATGCCCTGACGCGCCTGGGTCTGCATGCCCTTGGCCGTTAG
- a CDS encoding FecR family protein, whose product MTPADSKDWLFAAVALTTAATHPAVAAEGPKVGVVTGAVSSTRGVSGAPTNTTAVVLGDGVQAGETLRTGPNGIIHILFLDQSSVTLGPGSSLTLDSFSHDPSTRSGKIAMTLHEGSLRVVGGMNSKSNETEVRTAGGTVGILGGISIVESRGQSTSATFLFGQQMRVTDQSGATQTVLRPGFSVTSSQNGVGSPQSAPPQQLSSLTSRFEGTTGQGGGAPASAAPPSAPSAPQAPLIATSDRPAGQGVPTSGLAQDRLSNPNSALVGAAMGSSRPDAVADVDSAPPINAVRTTPPVATS is encoded by the coding sequence ATGACGCCGGCAGATTCCAAAGACTGGCTTTTCGCCGCGGTCGCCCTGACCACCGCCGCCACCCATCCGGCGGTGGCCGCCGAAGGTCCCAAGGTCGGGGTGGTCACCGGCGCGGTATCGTCGACCCGGGGGGTGAGCGGCGCGCCGACCAATACGACGGCGGTGGTTCTGGGTGATGGCGTTCAAGCCGGGGAGACCCTGCGCACCGGTCCCAACGGCATCATTCACATTTTGTTTCTCGACCAATCCTCGGTGACCCTCGGCCCGGGGTCCAGCCTGACCCTTGACAGTTTTTCCCATGATCCGTCCACGCGCAGCGGCAAGATCGCCATGACCCTGCACGAGGGCAGCTTGCGCGTCGTCGGGGGAATGAACAGCAAGTCCAACGAGACGGAAGTCCGCACGGCTGGCGGCACGGTTGGTATTCTCGGCGGCATCAGCATCGTTGAAAGCCGTGGGCAAAGCACCTCGGCGACCTTCCTCTTCGGCCAGCAGATGCGGGTGACCGACCAAAGCGGCGCCACCCAAACCGTGCTGCGCCCTGGATTCTCGGTGACGAGTTCCCAAAACGGCGTGGGATCGCCCCAAAGCGCCCCCCCCCAGCAGCTTTCCAGCCTGACCAGCCGCTTCGAGGGGACGACGGGGCAGGGGGGCGGTGCCCCTGCGTCAGCGGCGCCCCCCTCGGCGCCCTCGGCGCCGCAAGCGCCGCTGATCGCCACCAGCGACCGGCCGGCTGGCCAGGGTGTGCCGACCTCCGGCCTAGCGCAGGATCGTCTGAGCAACCCCAATTCCGCCCTGGTTGGCGCCGCCATGGGCTCCAGCCGGCCCGATGCCGTCGCCGATGTCGATAGCGCCCCGCCCATCAACGCCGTGCGGACGACGCCCCCGGTCGCCACCTCCTAG
- a CDS encoding tetratricopeptide repeat protein: MPRLRLMSSALVGGLFLGVAPVLAQEAPRANIDAQIDQAFGAVLGNPANLQIGRTYAGLLVEGGNFEGAIAALERLLLDPAADPSIRVELGILYYRVGSYGMAESYLTTALADPRVSGQVRDDAEKLLRDVKRRNAPGGKLSGAVSIGLRGQTNPTAASSAGSLSYGGTRVAIPEQSRRNGDFDVFLNAGANHEWDLETQNSATVVTTGALFANHYGNAEGYDSDSVKNDPQDLVALNATTGIRFKPSPADVPDLTLRPYIGASELLLSGNQYMASAGGGLDIAYAFNGGATLVGATYDIRRTFFEERADISESGGQSGYEQYLQLNAVQEVAPLNIVSLNLTLRDHNADRPYFDYQGVEARVSYGLSYRNPLGWDEGFWTSSVYGGPVWRAYQGPDPVVDPARTRKDVEWRVGASQAVPITQAVSFLLGVEYTTTDSNLPNYSYNNFMASSSFVFNF, translated from the coding sequence ATGCCGCGTCTTCGTCTCATGTCCAGCGCGCTGGTGGGTGGCCTCTTCCTGGGGGTGGCGCCCGTTTTGGCGCAGGAGGCACCGAGGGCCAATATCGACGCGCAGATCGATCAGGCCTTTGGCGCCGTGCTGGGCAATCCGGCCAACCTGCAGATCGGACGGACCTACGCCGGTCTTCTGGTCGAAGGCGGCAATTTCGAAGGCGCCATCGCCGCCCTGGAGCGGCTTCTGCTTGATCCGGCGGCCGATCCCTCCATCCGGGTGGAACTGGGTATTCTTTACTACCGCGTCGGCTCTTATGGCATGGCGGAAAGCTACCTGACCACGGCCCTGGCCGATCCCCGGGTGTCCGGGCAGGTGCGCGACGACGCCGAGAAGCTTCTGCGCGACGTGAAGCGGCGCAACGCCCCGGGGGGCAAGCTGAGCGGCGCCGTCTCGATCGGCCTGCGCGGACAAACCAATCCGACGGCCGCCTCATCGGCCGGAAGCCTGAGTTATGGCGGAACCCGGGTGGCGATCCCGGAGCAATCGCGCCGCAACGGCGACTTCGACGTTTTCCTCAACGCCGGGGCCAACCATGAATGGGATCTTGAAACCCAGAACAGCGCCACCGTGGTGACCACCGGCGCGTTGTTTGCCAATCACTACGGCAATGCCGAAGGCTATGACAGCGACAGCGTGAAGAACGACCCGCAGGATCTGGTGGCGCTCAACGCCACCACCGGCATCCGTTTCAAGCCGTCGCCGGCCGATGTGCCCGATCTGACCTTGCGGCCTTATATCGGCGCCTCCGAACTGCTGCTCAGCGGCAATCAGTACATGGCCTCAGCGGGGGGCGGTCTGGATATCGCCTATGCGTTCAATGGCGGCGCCACCCTTGTGGGCGCGACCTATGATATCCGCCGCACGTTTTTTGAAGAGCGGGCCGATATCTCGGAATCGGGCGGTCAAAGCGGCTATGAGCAGTATCTGCAACTGAACGCCGTGCAGGAAGTGGCGCCGCTCAACATCGTTTCGCTCAATCTCACCTTGCGCGACCATAACGCCGATCGGCCCTATTTCGACTATCAGGGGGTTGAAGCCCGGGTGAGCTATGGCCTGAGCTACCGCAATCCGCTTGGCTGGGACGAGGGGTTCTGGACCTCCAGCGTCTATGGCGGCCCGGTTTGGCGCGCCTACCAGGGCCCCGATCCCGTGGTCGATCCCGCCAGAACCCGCAAGGATGTGGAATGGCGGGTGGGGGCCAGTCAGGCCGTGCCGATTACCCAGGCGGTTTCTTTCTTGTTGGGCGTGGAATACACCACAACGGACTCTAATCTGCCGAACTACTCTTATAATAACTTTATGGCCTCGAGCAGTTTCGTTTTCAATTTCTGA
- a CDS encoding tetratricopeptide repeat protein gives MPDTPAFTLVAHLEAGDWDALRRALSQKETPASLLTQTLAEGRCPETPPPPGGAFLPSYSLKRSLGDPSAVVARLCQIARETRAAGNDPLAADLYRTALAFDPRCAEASLALAWDSYARGDRCGAVDRAERAVQATPNDAEAATTLGWLYWEAGRGEAATRTLCAAVDRHPRQATAYWYLGHICARQGRLAEAERLLRHALALAADTDAPNGEIAASLSWVLADLGRLDEALTLAHDTARRDPAPRHLAHLGRLLTQKGEYEAALVLLDRATAERPGDWAATADLATALSRTGRGREALTLIETALAAAPDERRLALRQATLLRDGGAHPQAALIAAQIVERWPDWGEGWFLRGQIKRDDGQDEEALDCFARAQACDPSLIAAILERSRLLLRLGRAEAAAGLMEDLLREAPGHPAARKHLAWALIGQRKGAIARPQIHILLQSAPRAAELWTALSTALHQMGRLTTARLAARRARRLAPTDCDALRHGAALELEAGDLSATSELCHRLLHLAPTLPAAHIMAGFAHQASGRLVAAERHAEQAIALAPKDAEAWRCLGHLRHHQNRLAEAEEALHNAHALAPGRGDVLGQLAWVLVMDDRLPEALIVMRKACDLTPESAERALEQAEMLALAGRPAEAIIAATRARDLGPSPLAAQALLARIHLSRGHIEAGDGDTAWAEAARCAATLLYRDPSHLAAAHVAVRLAAAGQPRAADLVALLPSALHRRVLREGLEWVTGFGNAREATRLTRATRAAFPEDRDLTIACLYLETMAGQAPAADTARQLRQWGLEHAQSWGPLPPRPRLAATPGRPLHVAYLASRYHHALLSGILATHDRAVVVPHLYTDDAEALPPDLRSRVIVHPLGGVDLAASCAANGIDVVVDTVGLHPFHGQAEVLRFLRRRLAPSQWGWFGGWGPGSGLFDGLITDTVALPAAADHHDEDILALAGGQWSWTPPAVAPAIGPLPSAQTGIITFGCAVRGFRISRSCLETWADLLAGMDNARLMILGRQAHDWEFRAGFSRLLQACGIAPERVVYRFQQAYADHLHSFAGIDIALDTFPANGGLCLADALWMGVPVVTLAGTGLLAERQGASLLAAADCGDWIARSPADYLAIARKLAGDRQDLALIRHTLRDRLGASPLLDARRITSQLEAAWLKARDAMAGITAAPDLKSRSQALAKRDLAVWLGRERSLTLPPSQGADDAPDLSVVIVLYNQAGLSLRTLIALADQQGVRFETIIVDNASTDETPALLARVRGATLLRNEDNIGFLRAANQGAAVARGKHIVFLNNDVFLHRDALAAALRRLRADPSIGVVGGRVVLIDGSLQEAGCMVFNDGSTAGYGRGEDPNLAEFRFLREVDYVSGAFLMLPRALWRALGGFEPALAPAYYEDTDLCLRVHRAGFRVVYDPAVVLTHVEGGSTVTSDAAAAMIRRNRGAFLARHAEALRSRPSPAAARPLRDRWAPAPAPRVLVIDNGVPHSAGGAGNPRARLMIEALAGCHVTFFPMWVRESDWAAVYRTLGAEVEVMLDQHATTLEDFLDHRQGLYDVLVVSRPPNMAIVKAIGRRRPDLLKGMRLVYDAEALFALRDIAQAAITARPLPRTEARRRLRDELDLAAGADTVLAVSRREARLFSAGGAAKVHLVSHALPAHPAPPGRDGRSGFLFLGALTPGSPNEDSLVWLVESVLPALARRLPRPPPHLSILGECRSSRIAALAGEQVRLVGRVEDPAPWYDQAAVFVAPTRFAAGIPLKVIEAAAAGLPVVATPLLARQLGWSTGDYLLAAGDAEGFAAAMAALYTDGALWRRIRDGALARVSTENAPDRFRDTLREAVLGRGIG, from the coding sequence ATGCCCGATACGCCCGCATTCACCCTTGTCGCCCACCTTGAAGCCGGTGACTGGGACGCCCTTCGGCGGGCGCTTTCCCAAAAGGAAACCCCCGCGAGCCTTCTCACCCAAACCTTGGCCGAGGGCCGCTGCCCCGAAACCCCTCCCCCGCCGGGCGGAGCGTTTTTGCCAAGCTATTCCCTGAAAAGAAGCCTGGGCGACCCGAGTGCCGTCGTTGCCCGCCTGTGTCAGATCGCCCGCGAGACCCGGGCCGCCGGCAATGACCCGCTGGCGGCGGACCTCTACCGCACGGCCCTGGCCTTCGACCCCAGATGCGCCGAGGCGTCGCTGGCGTTGGCCTGGGACAGCTACGCCCGGGGCGACCGCTGCGGCGCCGTGGACCGGGCCGAACGGGCGGTCCAGGCGACCCCCAACGATGCCGAGGCCGCGACCACGCTCGGCTGGCTGTACTGGGAAGCCGGCCGGGGAGAGGCGGCGACGCGGACGCTGTGTGCGGCGGTTGACCGCCACCCGCGACAGGCGACGGCTTATTGGTATTTGGGGCATATCTGCGCCCGCCAGGGGCGACTGGCCGAGGCCGAGCGCCTGTTGCGCCACGCCCTGGCCCTGGCGGCCGACACCGACGCGCCCAACGGCGAGATCGCCGCCAGCCTGTCTTGGGTGCTGGCTGATCTCGGGCGCCTTGACGAGGCCCTGACCCTCGCCCACGACACCGCCCGACGCGATCCCGCGCCGCGCCACCTCGCCCACCTTGGGCGGCTGCTGACGCAAAAAGGGGAATACGAGGCGGCCCTGGTCCTGCTTGACCGGGCCACGGCGGAGAGGCCCGGTGATTGGGCCGCGACGGCCGACCTCGCCACCGCGCTTAGCCGCACCGGCCGTGGCAGGGAGGCCTTGACCCTGATCGAAACCGCCCTTGCCGCCGCTCCCGACGAGCGCCGGCTGGCCCTGCGACAGGCGACGCTGTTGCGCGACGGCGGCGCCCATCCCCAGGCCGCCCTGATCGCCGCGCAGATCGTCGAGCGCTGGCCGGACTGGGGCGAAGGGTGGTTTCTGCGCGGCCAGATCAAGCGCGACGACGGCCAGGATGAAGAGGCGCTGGACTGCTTCGCCCGGGCGCAGGCATGCGATCCCTCGTTGATCGCCGCCATCTTGGAACGCTCGCGTCTGTTGCTGCGGCTGGGTCGGGCCGAGGCGGCGGCCGGGCTGATGGAGGATCTGTTGCGCGAGGCGCCCGGCCATCCCGCCGCCCGCAAGCACTTGGCCTGGGCCCTGATCGGCCAGCGCAAGGGCGCGATCGCCCGTCCGCAGATCCACATCTTGTTGCAAAGCGCGCCGCGGGCCGCCGAGTTGTGGACGGCCCTGTCAACGGCGCTCCACCAGATGGGCCGGCTGACCACCGCCCGCCTTGCCGCCCGCCGGGCCAGACGCCTCGCGCCAACCGACTGCGACGCCCTGCGCCATGGCGCCGCTTTGGAACTGGAGGCGGGCGATCTTTCGGCGACGTCGGAACTGTGCCACCGGTTGCTGCATCTGGCCCCGACCTTGCCCGCCGCCCACATCATGGCCGGTTTCGCCCATCAAGCCTCGGGCCGGCTGGTCGCGGCCGAGCGCCATGCCGAACAGGCGATCGCCCTGGCCCCCAAGGACGCGGAGGCCTGGAGGTGCCTTGGCCATCTGCGCCATCACCAGAACCGGCTGGCCGAGGCCGAGGAGGCTTTGCACAACGCCCACGCGCTGGCGCCCGGACGCGGGGACGTGCTGGGGCAACTCGCCTGGGTTCTGGTGATGGACGACCGCCTGCCCGAAGCCTTGATCGTCATGCGCAAGGCCTGCGACCTGACGCCCGAGAGCGCCGAGCGGGCGCTGGAACAGGCCGAGATGCTGGCCCTGGCCGGCCGCCCCGCCGAGGCGATCATCGCCGCCACCCGGGCCCGGGATCTCGGTCCCTCGCCGCTGGCCGCCCAAGCCTTGCTGGCCAGGATCCACCTCAGTCGGGGGCATATCGAGGCGGGCGACGGCGATACGGCTTGGGCAGAGGCCGCCCGGTGCGCCGCCACCTTGCTTTACCGCGACCCCAGCCACCTCGCCGCCGCCCATGTCGCCGTACGGCTGGCCGCCGCCGGCCAACCGCGCGCCGCCGATCTGGTGGCGCTGCTGCCAAGCGCCCTGCATCGCCGCGTCCTGCGCGAAGGCCTGGAATGGGTGACCGGCTTTGGCAATGCCCGGGAGGCGACGCGCCTGACCCGGGCGACCCGGGCGGCCTTTCCCGAAGATCGCGACCTGACCATCGCCTGCCTTTATCTGGAAACCATGGCCGGACAGGCGCCCGCCGCCGACACCGCCCGCCAATTGCGGCAGTGGGGCCTGGAGCACGCCCAGTCCTGGGGCCCCCTGCCGCCCCGCCCCCGGCTGGCCGCCACGCCCGGTCGCCCCCTCCACGTCGCCTATCTCGCCTCGCGCTATCACCATGCCCTGCTGAGCGGCATTCTCGCGACGCATGATCGCGCCGTTGTCGTGCCCCATCTCTATACCGATGACGCCGAGGCTCTACCGCCCGATCTGCGCTCGCGGGTCATCGTCCACCCGCTGGGCGGTGTCGATCTGGCGGCGTCCTGTGCCGCCAATGGCATCGATGTCGTCGTCGATACCGTCGGCCTGCACCCCTTTCACGGGCAGGCCGAGGTCCTGCGCTTCCTGCGCCGCCGCCTCGCGCCATCGCAATGGGGCTGGTTTGGCGGTTGGGGGCCGGGAAGCGGCCTTTTCGATGGTCTGATCACCGATACCGTCGCCCTGCCCGCCGCCGCCGACCATCACGACGAGGATATCCTGGCCCTCGCCGGGGGCCAGTGGAGCTGGACGCCGCCCGCCGTCGCCCCGGCCATCGGCCCTTTGCCCTCGGCGCAAACCGGCATCATCACCTTCGGCTGCGCGGTGCGCGGCTTCCGCATCAGCCGAAGCTGCCTGGAAACCTGGGCCGATCTGCTGGCCGGCATGGACAACGCGCGCCTGATGATTCTGGGGCGTCAGGCCCATGACTGGGAATTCCGCGCCGGCTTCTCCCGTCTTCTCCAGGCGTGCGGCATCGCGCCCGAGCGCGTGGTCTATCGCTTTCAGCAAGCTTACGCCGACCATCTGCACAGCTTCGCCGGCATCGACATCGCCCTTGACACCTTCCCGGCCAATGGCGGCCTGTGCCTTGCCGACGCCTTGTGGATGGGCGTGCCGGTGGTCACCTTGGCCGGAACGGGTCTGCTGGCCGAACGCCAGGGGGCCTCGCTTCTCGCCGCGGCGGATTGTGGCGACTGGATCGCCCGCAGCCCCGCCGACTATCTGGCGATCGCCCGCAAGCTGGCCGGCGATCGACAGGACCTGGCCCTGATCCGGCACACCCTGCGCGACCGGCTCGGCGCCTCGCCCTTGCTCGATGCGCGCCGCATCACCAGCCAGTTGGAAGCGGCTTGGTTGAAGGCGCGCGACGCCATGGCCGGGATCACCGCCGCTCCCGATCTCAAAAGCCGCTCTCAGGCGCTTGCCAAGCGGGATCTGGCGGTCTGGCTTGGGCGCGAGCGCTCGCTGACTCTGCCACCTTCGCAAGGCGCCGATGACGCGCCCGATCTCTCGGTGGTCATCGTCCTTTACAATCAGGCGGGGCTTAGTCTGCGAACCCTGATCGCCCTGGCCGATCAGCAGGGGGTTCGCTTCGAGACCATCATCGTCGACAACGCGTCGACGGATGAAACGCCGGCCCTGCTGGCCCGGGTGCGCGGCGCCACCCTTTTGCGCAACGAAGACAACATCGGCTTTCTGCGCGCGGCCAATCAGGGGGCGGCCGTGGCGCGCGGCAAGCACATCGTCTTCTTGAACAATGACGTCTTCCTCCATCGCGACGCCCTCGCCGCCGCCCTGCGCCGCCTGCGCGCGGACCCCTCCATCGGCGTAGTCGGTGGCCGGGTGGTGCTGATCGACGGCAGCCTTCAAGAGGCGGGCTGCATGGTTTTCAACGATGGCTCGACCGCCGGCTATGGGCGTGGCGAGGATCCCAACCTTGCGGAATTCCGCTTCCTGCGCGAGGTCGATTACGTCTCGGGGGCCTTCCTGATGCTGCCCCGGGCCCTGTGGCGGGCGCTTGGCGGCTTCGAGCCAGCCTTGGCGCCAGCCTATTACGAGGATACCGACCTGTGCCTCAGGGTTCATCGCGCCGGCTTCCGGGTGGTCTATGATCCCGCCGTCGTCCTCACCCATGTGGAGGGGGGCAGCACCGTCACCTCGGACGCCGCCGCCGCCATGATCCGCCGCAACCGCGGCGCCTTCCTGGCCCGCCACGCCGAGGCCTTGCGCTCCCGCCCGTCACCGGCGGCCGCGCGGCCCTTGCGCGATCGCTGGGCGCCCGCGCCGGCGCCCCGGGTTCTGGTCATCGACAACGGCGTGCCCCATAGCGCCGGGGGCGCGGGCAATCCCCGGGCCCGCCTGATGATCGAGGCCCTGGCGGGCTGTCATGTCACCTTCTTTCCCATGTGGGTCCGCGAAAGCGACTGGGCGGCCGTTTATCGGACCCTTGGCGCCGAGGTCGAGGTTATGCTCGATCAGCATGCGACCACGCTGGAAGACTTCCTCGACCACCGCCAGGGACTCTATGATGTGCTGGTGGTCAGCCGCCCGCCCAACATGGCGATCGTCAAGGCCATCGGCCGCCGCCGCCCCGACCTGTTGAAGGGGATGAGGCTGGTTTATGACGCCGAGGCGCTGTTCGCCCTGCGTGACATCGCCCAGGCGGCGATCACCGCCCGCCCGCTCCCCCGCACCGAGGCCCGCCGGCGCCTGCGCGACGAACTCGACCTTGCCGCCGGCGCCGATACGGTTCTCGCCGTTTCCCGACGCGAAGCCCGGCTGTTTTCCGCCGGAGGAGCGGCCAAGGTTCATCTCGTCAGCCACGCCCTGCCCGCCCATCCCGCCCCGCCGGGACGGGACGGACGCTCGGGATTCCTGTTCCTGGGCGCCCTGACGCCGGGGAGTCCCAACGAGGATAGCCTTGTTTGGCTGGTCGAGAGCGTTCTGCCGGCTCTGGCCCGACGCCTACCCCGACCGCCGCCGCATCTTAGCATCCTCGGCGAATGCCGCTCCTCGCGCATCGCCGCCCTGGCCGGCGAACAGGTTCGCTTGGTCGGACGGGTGGAAGACCCGGCGCCCTGGTATGATCAGGCGGCGGTCTTCGTCGCCCCGACCCGCTTTGCCGCCGGCATCCCCCTCAAAGTGATCGAGGCCGCCGCCGCCGGGCTGCCGGTGGTGGCGACGCCCTTGCTGGCGCGGCAATTGGGCTGGAGCACCGGGGATTACCTCTTGGCCGCCGGCGATGCCGAGGGCTTCGCCGCCGCCATGGCGGCCCTTTACACGGACGGCGCGCTGTGGCGACGCATCCGCGATGGCGCCCTGGCCCGGGTGAGCACCGAGAACGCCCCCGACCGTTTCCGCGACACGCTGCGCGAGGCCGTTCTGGGGAGGGGGATCGGATGA
- a CDS encoding WcbI family polysaccharide biosynthesis putative acetyltransferase, with amino-acid sequence MTPFVFGSLAAEAPQVVLYGNCQILCMAPLLAAADDRYQYVCLMSYSAPHQPLRLPQPEDLRRCVLYLEQFDSKEDDLLPIRRALRALMPPSCPRLIFPSFIFRGFWPFETKDPRVTSEEGYLWGRYPYGDRLVQKMAGTGLSGGAAFKEYLHRSMVAMPDMAGKLAQEEQRILRRDQACDVAIGDYVLDVVRRRHFFWTSGHITPDGLGVLASRLYGAAQAFLGGEPRRGQGRLQAMAADLPPMGPLQVPIHPYVAEAAGLAFWHPEMRYRWYDNLWTFEEYITRYLAYDRSW; translated from the coding sequence GTGACCCCCTTCGTTTTTGGCTCCCTCGCCGCCGAGGCCCCCCAGGTCGTTTTATACGGCAATTGTCAAATCCTGTGCATGGCGCCGCTGCTGGCGGCCGCCGACGACCGCTATCAATATGTCTGCCTGATGAGCTATAGCGCGCCCCATCAGCCCCTGCGGCTGCCCCAGCCCGAAGACCTGCGGCGGTGCGTGCTGTATCTGGAGCAATTCGACTCCAAGGAGGACGACCTGCTGCCGATACGGCGGGCGCTGCGCGCCTTGATGCCGCCGTCCTGCCCCCGTCTGATCTTTCCCAGCTTCATTTTCCGGGGATTCTGGCCTTTTGAGACCAAAGATCCCCGCGTAACTTCGGAAGAAGGCTACCTGTGGGGGCGTTATCCCTATGGCGATCGCCTTGTGCAGAAAATGGCGGGAACCGGCCTGAGCGGCGGGGCCGCCTTCAAGGAGTATCTGCATCGCTCGATGGTCGCCATGCCCGATATGGCCGGCAAACTCGCCCAAGAAGAGCAGCGGATCCTCCGGCGTGACCAAGCCTGCGACGTCGCCATCGGCGATTATGTGCTCGACGTCGTCCGCCGCCGTCATTTTTTCTGGACGAGCGGCCATATCACCCCCGATGGCCTGGGCGTTCTCGCCTCCCGCCTTTATGGGGCGGCCCAGGCTTTCCTGGGCGGCGAGCCGCGGCGGGGGCAAGGGCGGCTTCAGGCGATGGCGGCGGATTTGCCGCCGATGGGACCGCTGCAGGTCCCCATCCACCCCTATGTCGCCGAGGCCGCCGGTCTGGCCTTCTGGCATCCCGAGATGCGCTATCGTTGGTACGACAACCTTTGGACCTTCGAGGAGTATATCACCCGCTATCTCGCCTATGACCGGTCCTGGTGA